The following are from one region of the Gryllotalpicola protaetiae genome:
- a CDS encoding TetR/AcrR family transcriptional regulator: MPRSGAAARARLRAAALELYERRGYDATTTAQIAEHAGVTERTYFRHFADKREVLFDGEVELRDTMTAAIAVAPPDRAPLDLVMDAYIAAIPLFVAGRPVAERRARIMAGSSALQERANTKSAAIAQAVIDALVGRGVPEPTARLAVRAGAAAFEHASRAWGGTSAAELGRLIAHATEELRGLSA, encoded by the coding sequence ATGCCGAGAAGTGGAGCCGCCGCCCGCGCGCGGCTGCGCGCCGCTGCTCTGGAGCTGTACGAGCGGCGCGGCTATGACGCGACGACCACCGCCCAGATCGCCGAGCACGCCGGGGTTACCGAGCGGACCTATTTCCGCCACTTCGCCGATAAGCGCGAGGTGCTGTTCGACGGCGAGGTGGAGCTGCGCGACACGATGACCGCCGCGATCGCGGTGGCGCCGCCCGACCGGGCGCCGCTTGACCTCGTTATGGACGCCTACATCGCAGCGATCCCGCTCTTCGTCGCCGGCCGCCCGGTCGCCGAGCGGCGTGCGCGGATTATGGCCGGCTCGAGCGCGCTACAGGAGCGCGCGAACACCAAGTCCGCGGCGATCGCGCAAGCGGTGATCGACGCGCTGGTCGGGCGCGGCGTGCCCGAGCCCACCGCGCGCCTAGCGGTGCGCGCCGGCGCCGCGGCGTTCGAGCACGCGAGCCGCGCGTGGGGCGGCACGTCTGCCGCCGAACTCGGGCGCCTCATCGCGCACGCCACGGAGGAACTCCGCGGGCTGAGCGCCTAA
- a CDS encoding YajQ family cyclic di-GMP-binding protein, whose protein sequence is MADSSFDIVSKVDKMEADNAVNQAKKEIEQRYDFKGVGASVDWSGDDLLLKASSEERVGAVLDVLQSKLIKRGISLKSLDAGKPFPSGKEFRIEAKLKNGIEQDAAKKISKIIRDEAPKSIKSQIQGDELRVSSKSRDDLQATIALLKGKDLEVDLQFVNFR, encoded by the coding sequence ATGGCAGATTCTTCCTTCGACATCGTCAGCAAGGTCGACAAGATGGAGGCCGACAACGCGGTCAACCAGGCCAAGAAGGAGATCGAGCAGCGCTACGACTTCAAGGGTGTCGGCGCCTCGGTCGACTGGTCGGGCGATGACCTGCTGCTGAAGGCCAGCTCCGAGGAGCGCGTCGGCGCGGTGCTCGACGTGCTGCAGTCGAAGCTGATCAAGCGCGGGATCTCTTTGAAGTCACTGGATGCCGGCAAGCCGTTCCCGTCCGGCAAGGAATTCCGCATCGAGGCGAAGCTCAAGAACGGCATCGAGCAGGACGCCGCGAAGAAGATCTCGAAGATCATCCGCGACGAGGCGCCCAAGTCGATCAAGAGCCAGATCCAGGGCGACGAGCTGCGCGTCTCGTCGAAGAGCCGCGATGACCTGCAGGCGACCATCGCGCTGCTCAAGGGCAAGGACCTCGAAGTCGACCTGCAGTTCGTGAACTTCCGATAG
- a CDS encoding PLDc N-terminal domain-containing protein, which produces MFRLWLVIGFLAAVFYVYSIVSVCLADRLGVRGLPKAAWVAVVVIFPIIGAALWFWVGRVDGRRGGRVIAPDDDVEFLSSLKKKNDHGSDG; this is translated from the coding sequence ATGTTCCGCCTGTGGCTCGTCATCGGGTTTCTCGCCGCAGTGTTCTACGTCTATTCGATCGTGAGCGTGTGCCTGGCCGACCGGCTCGGCGTGCGCGGCCTGCCGAAGGCCGCCTGGGTCGCCGTGGTCGTGATCTTCCCGATCATCGGCGCTGCGCTGTGGTTCTGGGTCGGGCGCGTCGACGGCCGGCGCGGCGGCCGAGTGATCGCACCCGACGACGACGTCGAATTCCTCTCCAGCCTCAAGAAGAAGAACGACCACGGATCCGATGGGTGA
- a CDS encoding inositol monophosphatase family protein has product MTNANDELLEIARSTAVAAADLVRAKRTAGVAVAALKSSPVDVVTEADRESEDLIRSLLADARPGDGFLGEESGAGDASTTGVTWVVDPIDGTVNYLYDIPAYAVSIAAVEGGSDPAEWTALAGVVVNPVLGEVYAATRGGGAFLGRQRLQVQQGKQLATSLVATGFSYTAERRERQASALTRLIPLIRDIRRAGSAALDLCSVAAGRVDAYYERGLNPWDHAAGALIAAEAGAQVGGLHGAPAGSLFTLAAEPGLFAQLAPLLDEFGAAF; this is encoded by the coding sequence GTGACGAACGCGAATGACGAGCTGCTCGAGATCGCCCGTTCCACCGCCGTCGCCGCGGCCGACCTCGTGCGCGCGAAGCGCACGGCCGGTGTCGCGGTCGCGGCCCTCAAATCCTCGCCGGTCGACGTGGTCACCGAGGCCGACCGCGAGTCAGAGGACCTGATCCGCTCCCTGCTCGCCGACGCGCGACCGGGCGACGGATTCCTCGGCGAGGAGTCCGGGGCCGGTGACGCCTCCACCACCGGTGTCACCTGGGTCGTCGACCCGATCGACGGCACGGTCAACTACCTCTACGACATCCCCGCCTACGCGGTGTCGATCGCCGCGGTCGAAGGCGGCAGCGACCCGGCGGAGTGGACGGCGCTCGCCGGCGTCGTCGTGAACCCCGTGCTCGGCGAGGTCTACGCCGCGACGCGCGGCGGTGGGGCGTTCCTGGGCAGGCAGCGACTGCAGGTGCAGCAGGGGAAGCAGCTCGCGACGTCGCTTGTGGCCACAGGGTTCAGCTACACGGCCGAGCGCCGTGAGCGGCAGGCATCCGCCCTCACCCGTCTCATCCCGCTGATCCGCGACATCCGCCGCGCCGGCTCGGCCGCACTCGACCTGTGCTCGGTCGCTGCGGGCAGGGTCGACGCGTACTACGAGCGCGGCCTGAACCCGTGGGACCACGCGGCAGGCGCCCTGATCGCCGCCGAGGCGGGCGCGCAGGTCGGCGGTCTGCACGGCGCCCCCGCCGGGTCGCTGTTCACGCTCGCGGCAGAGCCCGGCCTTTTCGCGCAGCTCGCGCCGCTGCTCGACGAGTTCGGCGCGGCGTTCTAG
- a CDS encoding DUF4229 domain-containing protein, giving the protein MPAWLRYTILRLLFIVVPLVILLIAFGPHYWLVWTVASVIAGFALSYIFLKGPRDAMAAELAERRAAKPVAKGDDAAEDAEIEASARRDGDEL; this is encoded by the coding sequence ATGCCCGCCTGGTTGCGCTACACGATCCTGCGACTGCTGTTCATCGTGGTGCCCCTGGTGATCCTGCTCATCGCGTTCGGACCGCACTACTGGCTGGTCTGGACGGTCGCGTCGGTCATCGCCGGCTTCGCCCTGTCGTACATCTTCCTGAAGGGCCCGCGCGACGCGATGGCGGCCGAGCTCGCCGAGCGACGCGCAGCCAAGCCCGTGGCGAAGGGCGACGATGCCGCTGAGGATGCCGAGATCGAGGCATCCGCTCGTCGTGACGGCGACGAGCTGTAA
- a CDS encoding 1,4-dihydroxy-2-naphthoate polyprenyltransferase produces MSTKAKKNTRRPGGNPAKVAPATAGDWVGGARLRTLPLAIAPVLIGTGAAQTVANPGEWHWVRALAALAVALLLQIGVNYSNDYSDGVRGTDAYRVGPGRLTGSGKAKPRTVLIVALSFFAAAAVVGVITVIDTRLWWLLAVGAAAVVAAWFYTGGKRPYGYYGLGEVFVFLFFGVAATAGTQYVQVKTVSQEGWLGSVAAGLLACAVLMVNNLRDIDSDKLARKRTLAVLVGRRWSKIIYCVFLFAPFVVLAMFALVYPIAWLGMLVLLLAAPAALIALTGRTGRELVLSLQLTSFTALAYAVVLFVAFAF; encoded by the coding sequence ATGAGTACGAAGGCCAAGAAGAACACCCGTCGCCCGGGCGGCAACCCGGCCAAGGTCGCGCCCGCCACCGCCGGCGACTGGGTGGGCGGCGCCCGCCTGCGCACCCTGCCCCTTGCGATCGCTCCGGTGCTCATCGGCACGGGCGCCGCGCAGACGGTCGCGAACCCGGGGGAGTGGCACTGGGTCCGCGCGCTCGCCGCGCTCGCCGTGGCGCTGCTGCTGCAGATCGGCGTGAACTACTCGAACGACTACTCCGACGGGGTGCGGGGCACGGACGCCTACCGCGTCGGCCCCGGCCGGCTCACCGGCTCGGGCAAGGCCAAGCCGCGCACCGTGCTCATCGTCGCGCTCAGCTTCTTCGCCGCCGCCGCGGTCGTCGGCGTCATCACCGTGATCGACACGCGGCTGTGGTGGCTGCTCGCCGTCGGCGCTGCCGCGGTCGTCGCCGCGTGGTTCTACACCGGCGGCAAGCGGCCGTACGGCTACTACGGCCTCGGCGAGGTCTTCGTCTTCCTCTTCTTCGGCGTCGCCGCGACCGCCGGCACGCAGTACGTGCAGGTGAAGACCGTGAGCCAGGAGGGCTGGCTCGGCTCCGTCGCCGCGGGCCTGCTCGCGTGCGCGGTGCTGATGGTCAACAACCTGCGCGACATCGACTCCGACAAGCTCGCCCGCAAGCGCACCCTCGCCGTGCTCGTCGGCCGGCGCTGGTCGAAGATCATCTACTGCGTCTTCCTGTTCGCGCCGTTCGTCGTGCTCGCCATGTTCGCGCTCGTCTACCCGATCGCGTGGCTCGGCATGCTGGTGCTGCTGCTCGCGGCGCCCGCTGCGCTGATCGCGCTTACCGGTCGCACGGGGCGCGAACTGGTGCTCTCGCTGCAGCTCACGAGCTTCACCGCGCTGGCGTACGCGGTGGTGCTGTTCGTCGCCTTCGCCTTTTAG
- a CDS encoding polyprenyl synthetase family protein: MTSSVLTSQFGLTEKLTSSAAERALVKKLDAALERVEAGLKNEMRFADQVADVTATYLLDAGGKRVRPVLTLLAAELGGGANDQVIKAAQVVEITHLASLYHDDVMDDAPLRRGVPTAQLVWGNAVAVLTGDLLFARASQLIADLGERAIRLQADTFERLCMGQLHETVGPQPGEDPVAHYLKVLADKTGSLIAAAAQFGVVFSGAPAEYEPAVLEFGEKIGIAFQLVDDVIDLSAADADTGKQAGTDLRAGVVTMPLLKLRASAATDASATALLAYLESDVIGAPEDVDVSEGIERLRAHAVTAETLADARDWAAQAVAALAPLPDGTVKKALTRFADSVVDRNN, from the coding sequence GTGACGTCGTCCGTTCTCACGAGCCAGTTCGGGCTCACCGAGAAGCTGACCTCCTCCGCCGCTGAGCGCGCCCTCGTGAAGAAGCTCGACGCGGCGCTCGAGCGCGTCGAGGCCGGCCTCAAGAACGAGATGCGTTTCGCCGACCAGGTCGCCGACGTGACCGCCACCTACCTGCTCGACGCGGGCGGGAAGCGCGTGCGGCCCGTGCTGACGCTGCTCGCCGCCGAGCTCGGGGGCGGCGCGAACGACCAGGTGATCAAAGCGGCGCAGGTCGTCGAGATCACCCACCTCGCCTCGCTCTACCACGACGACGTGATGGACGATGCGCCGCTTCGCCGTGGTGTCCCGACCGCCCAGCTGGTGTGGGGCAACGCCGTCGCGGTGCTCACCGGCGACCTGCTGTTCGCCCGGGCGAGCCAGCTGATCGCCGACCTCGGCGAGCGGGCGATCCGTCTGCAGGCGGACACCTTCGAGCGGCTCTGCATGGGCCAGCTGCACGAGACCGTCGGCCCACAGCCCGGCGAGGACCCCGTCGCGCACTACCTCAAGGTGCTCGCCGACAAGACCGGCTCGCTGATCGCGGCCGCCGCCCAGTTCGGCGTCGTGTTCTCCGGCGCTCCCGCCGAGTACGAACCAGCCGTTCTTGAGTTCGGCGAGAAGATCGGCATCGCCTTCCAGCTCGTCGATGACGTCATCGACCTCTCCGCCGCAGACGCCGACACCGGCAAGCAGGCGGGCACCGACCTGCGCGCGGGCGTGGTCACGATGCCGCTGCTCAAGCTGAGGGCGAGCGCTGCGACGGATGCCTCCGCCACAGCCCTGCTCGCCTACCTCGAGTCCGACGTGATCGGCGCTCCAGAAGACGTCGACGTCAGTGAGGGCATCGAACGCCTGCGCGCGCACGCCGTCACCGCAGAGACCCTCGCCGATGCCCGCGACTGGGCCGCACAGGCCGTCGCCGCGCTCGCCCCCCTCCCCGACGGCACGGTGAAGAAGGCGCTCACGCGCTTCGCCGACTCCGTCGTCGACCGCAACAACTAG
- a CDS encoding class I SAM-dependent methyltransferase translates to MNKADLTKRPAEVASMFDEVSAHYDRMNTVLSAGNDHLWRIATTRAIDPRPGELVLDVAAGTGTSSAAIATFGAHVVAADFSAGMIEVGKARQAGNPRVEFVQADATDLPFGDDEFDAVTISFGLRNIVQPKKALAEFFRVTKPGGRVVICEFSTPPLAAVRAAYYGYLQFGMPIVARLASSNAEAYEYLMDSIRAWPSQPTLAGWLRDAGYERVAYRNLTAGIVALHRGHKPGRAIDGKTS, encoded by the coding sequence GTGAACAAGGCCGACCTCACGAAGCGACCTGCCGAGGTCGCCTCCATGTTCGACGAGGTCTCAGCGCACTACGACCGCATGAACACGGTCCTCTCGGCCGGCAACGACCACCTCTGGCGCATCGCCACGACCCGCGCGATCGATCCGCGGCCCGGCGAGCTCGTGCTCGACGTGGCGGCGGGCACCGGCACGAGCAGCGCGGCGATCGCCACCTTCGGCGCGCACGTCGTCGCCGCCGATTTCTCTGCGGGCATGATCGAGGTGGGCAAGGCCAGGCAGGCTGGCAATCCCCGCGTCGAATTCGTGCAGGCGGATGCCACGGACCTGCCGTTCGGCGACGACGAGTTCGACGCCGTGACCATCTCGTTCGGCCTGCGCAACATCGTTCAGCCGAAGAAGGCGCTCGCCGAGTTCTTCCGCGTGACGAAGCCGGGCGGCCGTGTCGTGATCTGCGAGTTCTCGACGCCGCCGCTCGCCGCCGTGCGCGCCGCGTACTACGGCTACCTGCAGTTCGGCATGCCGATCGTCGCGCGCCTCGCCTCGTCGAACGCCGAGGCGTACGAGTACCTGATGGACTCGATCCGCGCCTGGCCGAGCCAGCCGACGCTCGCCGGGTGGCTGCGAGACGCCGGCTACGAGCGCGTCGCGTACCGCAACCTCACGGCCGGCATCGTCGCGCTGCACCGCGGGCACAAGCCCGGCCGCGCCATCGACGGGAAGACTTCGTGA
- a CDS encoding isochorismate synthase, with protein sequence MTRTAATVQALSVETTPLDDVRQLIPFLDARDPLLWQRRGEGIAGIGEAVRLEFAGPTRVTDAAAAWRQMAAAATVSDPLQVPGSGLVAFGTFAFADESEQASVLIVPSVIVGRRAGRSWVTTISTTDASPVAAPKPTPFGPEFRLTMASGALSAAGYGDAVASVISRIAAGDVRKVVLSRELHAHLPAGADVRRALVELALGYSDCWTFAVDGFVGASPETLVRVTAGRVDAQVLAGTAARGANSDTDAVAAAALRSSRKDRAEHAFAVDSVLESLAPHTGALETSEPFTLKLPNLWHLATDVAGPLADGSSALDLVAALHPTAAVAGTPRAAALAVIGELEPFDRGRYAGPVGWIGADGSGEWAVALRSAQIDESGDITAYAGGGIVADSDPVLEVAETTMKFRPIVEAFG encoded by the coding sequence GTGACACGAACCGCCGCCACCGTGCAGGCGCTGTCGGTCGAGACCACCCCCCTCGACGACGTGCGCCAGCTCATCCCGTTCCTCGACGCACGCGACCCGCTGCTGTGGCAGCGCCGCGGCGAGGGGATCGCGGGAATCGGCGAGGCGGTGCGGCTCGAGTTCGCGGGGCCGACACGGGTGACGGATGCCGCAGCGGCGTGGCGCCAGATGGCGGCTGCCGCGACCGTGAGCGACCCGCTGCAGGTGCCCGGTTCGGGACTGGTCGCGTTCGGCACCTTCGCCTTCGCGGACGAGTCGGAGCAGGCATCCGTTCTCATCGTCCCGTCCGTCATCGTGGGACGCAGAGCGGGCCGCTCATGGGTCACCACGATCTCCACGACGGATGCTTCACCCGTCGCCGCCCCGAAGCCGACCCCCTTCGGCCCCGAGTTCCGGCTGACCATGGCGTCGGGCGCGCTGTCGGCGGCGGGCTACGGCGATGCCGTGGCGTCCGTCATCTCGCGCATCGCCGCGGGCGACGTGCGCAAGGTCGTGCTCTCGCGCGAGCTGCACGCGCACCTGCCTGCCGGAGCCGATGTGCGCCGGGCTCTCGTCGAGCTCGCCCTCGGCTACTCGGACTGCTGGACCTTCGCCGTCGACGGCTTCGTCGGCGCCTCGCCGGAGACGCTCGTGCGCGTGACCGCGGGCCGCGTCGACGCGCAGGTGCTCGCAGGAACCGCCGCCCGCGGGGCGAACTCCGACACCGATGCGGTGGCCGCCGCCGCGCTGCGTTCGAGCCGCAAGGATCGGGCGGAGCACGCCTTCGCCGTCGACAGCGTGCTCGAATCGCTCGCGCCCCACACGGGCGCGCTCGAGACCAGTGAGCCGTTCACCCTCAAGCTGCCGAACCTCTGGCACCTCGCGACCGACGTCGCGGGACCGCTCGCCGATGGCAGCTCTGCGCTCGACCTCGTCGCGGCGCTGCACCCGACGGCGGCTGTCGCCGGGACGCCGCGGGCGGCCGCTCTTGCGGTGATCGGCGAGCTCGAGCCGTTCGACCGCGGACGCTACGCGGGGCCGGTCGGGTGGATCGGCGCCGATGGGTCCGGCGAGTGGGCCGTCGCCTTGCGCAGCGCGCAGATCGACGAGTCCGGCGACATCACGGCGTACGCCGGCGGCGGCATCGTCGCCGACAGCGACCCCGTGCTCGAGGTCGCCGAGACCACGATGAAGTTCCGCCCGATCGTCGAAGCGTTCGGGTAG
- the menD gene encoding 2-succinyl-5-enolpyruvyl-6-hydroxy-3-cyclohexene-1-carboxylic-acid synthase, translated as MGDGPHSGVSQPSPATSNPATDFSIELLTALVRLGVRHVIVSPGSRSQALALVAAELERIGAIELHVRIDERVGGFLALGLALESGAPAVVVTTSGTAIANVHPAVMEAHEARVPMIVITADRPVELRGIRSNQTTTQPGAFGAAARVSLDVDANAGADASALAASLWASAAHGPVHLNLALRDPLSAPVPDLSSLDFSARSSESLVSAGVAGDFVTTERLAQGPRTVVIAGDKAGPAAEELARAGGWPLIAEVSSGARFGPNLVVAYRELLNDADFGGAVERAIVFGHPTLSREIPALLTRPDVEVIVVDDTDVPEFFDPGRGARRVSEVELEASVDPNEPDVRNWTGRWVFTSRRLVDLAAQRGAPVESGDISDSATRAAYLRGELAAVRESVTRRMLADAVWRFTWPRDRLVLGASRLIRVLDGTVGGKKITVHANRGLGGIDGTVATGIGVALAASAKAEDPRIGVSTPPGVTRVLLGDLTLLHDVGALLRAPGERIPPVQIVVGNDRGGTIFEGLEVAASAAPDAFERVQLTPRDVDVAALAQAYGWQYRRAATRGELDQALSAVTPEPTIIEVPLA; from the coding sequence ATGGGTGACGGGCCGCACAGCGGCGTCTCGCAACCATCGCCCGCGACTTCCAACCCGGCCACCGACTTCTCGATCGAACTTCTCACCGCCCTGGTGCGCCTCGGCGTGCGGCACGTCATCGTGTCCCCCGGGTCGCGCTCGCAGGCGCTCGCCCTCGTCGCCGCAGAGCTCGAGCGCATCGGCGCGATCGAGTTGCACGTCCGCATCGACGAGCGCGTCGGCGGATTCCTCGCGCTCGGCCTCGCCCTCGAGTCAGGCGCTCCGGCTGTCGTCGTGACGACGAGCGGCACCGCGATCGCAAACGTGCACCCCGCTGTGATGGAAGCGCACGAGGCTCGGGTGCCGATGATCGTGATCACCGCCGATCGGCCGGTCGAGCTGCGCGGCATCCGCTCGAATCAGACGACGACGCAGCCGGGAGCGTTCGGCGCTGCGGCGCGCGTCTCGCTCGACGTCGATGCGAATGCCGGGGCGGACGCCTCGGCCCTCGCCGCCTCGCTGTGGGCCTCGGCCGCGCACGGCCCCGTCCATCTGAACCTCGCCCTGCGAGACCCTCTCTCGGCTCCGGTCCCCGACCTGTCGTCTCTCGACTTCAGCGCCCGGTCGTCGGAAAGTCTCGTTTCGGCCGGGGTCGCGGGTGACTTTGTGACGACCGAGCGGCTGGCACAGGGTCCGCGCACCGTCGTCATCGCAGGGGACAAGGCCGGCCCCGCCGCCGAAGAGCTCGCGCGCGCGGGCGGCTGGCCGCTCATCGCCGAGGTGTCGAGCGGCGCGAGGTTCGGGCCGAACCTGGTCGTCGCCTACCGCGAGCTGCTGAATGACGCCGACTTCGGCGGCGCCGTCGAGCGCGCGATCGTCTTCGGCCATCCGACGCTGAGTCGCGAGATCCCGGCGCTGCTCACCAGGCCCGACGTCGAGGTCATCGTTGTCGACGACACCGACGTGCCGGAGTTCTTCGACCCGGGGCGCGGCGCCCGCCGGGTGAGCGAGGTCGAGCTGGAGGCATCCGTCGACCCGAACGAGCCCGACGTGCGCAACTGGACCGGCCGCTGGGTCTTCACCAGCCGCCGCCTCGTCGACCTCGCCGCGCAGCGGGGCGCCCCCGTCGAGAGCGGCGACATCAGCGACAGTGCGACCCGCGCCGCCTACCTGCGCGGCGAGCTCGCCGCGGTGCGCGAGTCCGTGACCCGGCGCATGCTCGCCGACGCGGTGTGGCGCTTCACCTGGCCGCGCGACCGACTGGTGCTGGGGGCGTCGCGACTGATCAGGGTGCTCGACGGCACCGTCGGCGGCAAGAAGATCACCGTGCACGCGAACCGCGGGCTCGGCGGCATCGACGGCACCGTCGCGACCGGCATCGGCGTCGCGCTCGCGGCGTCTGCGAAGGCTGAGGATCCGCGCATCGGCGTCTCGACACCGCCGGGCGTGACCCGCGTCCTCCTCGGCGACCTCACCCTGCTGCACGACGTGGGCGCGCTGCTGCGCGCACCTGGCGAGCGGATTCCGCCCGTGCAGATCGTCGTCGGCAACGACCGCGGCGGCACGATCTTCGAGGGGCTCGAGGTCGCGGCATCCGCCGCACCGGATGCCTTCGAGCGCGTGCAGCTGACCCCGCGCGATGTCGACGTCGCGGCGCTCGCGCAGGCGTACGGCTGGCAGTACCGCCGGGCGGCCACGCGCGGCGAGCTCGACCAGGCGCTCTCGGCGGTCACACCGGAGCCGACGATCATCGAAGTGCCACTCGCCTGA
- a CDS encoding DUF805 domain-containing protein, protein MSDVPPPPVPPTPPQPPVPPIAPPPPPPGYGSTPGYGAPGAGEPPLNQPYYGAPLPAAVRRFFTKYAVFSGRASRAEYWWWYLVTIIINGVLSSLGRIDGATGTTFDVISYVWSLAILVPSLALLWRRLHDANHSGWNVFWVFLPIIGWIILLVFVIQGPRPEGARFDR, encoded by the coding sequence ATGTCCGACGTCCCACCGCCGCCTGTGCCGCCGACGCCGCCGCAGCCGCCCGTCCCCCCGATCGCGCCGCCCCCGCCGCCGCCCGGTTACGGCTCGACGCCCGGTTATGGGGCGCCTGGCGCCGGCGAGCCGCCGCTCAACCAGCCGTACTACGGTGCGCCGCTGCCCGCGGCCGTCCGCCGCTTCTTCACGAAGTACGCCGTGTTCTCGGGCCGCGCGAGCCGCGCCGAGTACTGGTGGTGGTACCTGGTCACGATCATCATCAACGGTGTGCTGAGCAGCCTCGGCCGAATCGACGGCGCCACGGGCACGACATTCGACGTGATCAGCTACGTCTGGAGCCTCGCGATTCTCGTGCCGAGCCTCGCACTGCTCTGGCGCCGCCTGCACGACGCCAACCACAGCGGCTGGAACGTCTTCTGGGTGTTCCTGCCGATCATCGGCTGGATCATCCTGTTGGTCTTCGTGATCCAGGGCCCGCGGCCCGAAGGTGCGCGCTTCGATCGCTGA
- a CDS encoding FAD-dependent oxidoreductase, giving the protein MTKLRLAIVGAGPAGIYAADILLKAERSFDVSIDLFDHLPAPYGLVRYGVAPDHPRIKGIITALRDVLDRGDIRIFGNVRFGTDLTLDDLKQHYNAVIFATGAVHDADLRIPGIEAAGSYGAAEFVSWFDGHPDYPREWPLEAESVAVVGNGNVALDVARMLAKHADDLLPTEIPANVYDGLKASPVTDVHVFGRRGPTSVKFTPLELRELGELRDVDMVVYDEDFDYDDHARESVAGNKQIMVIDRVLQSWRAREVGQASRRLHLHFYAKPVEVLTDASGRVSALKYERTRPDGQGGVVGTGEFRETPVQALYRAVGYFGSPLPGVPFDEKHGVIPNHEGQVINPDNNEQVYGVYATGWIKRGPVGLIGHTKSDAMETIEHVINDVGNWWTPASPSEASVVELLESRGIRYTTLDGWHALDEHEIALGEPEGRARIKVVDRDEMVAVSRRE; this is encoded by the coding sequence ATGACCAAGCTGCGCCTTGCCATCGTCGGCGCCGGCCCTGCCGGCATCTACGCGGCGGACATCCTGCTGAAAGCGGAGCGCAGCTTCGACGTCTCGATCGACCTGTTCGACCACCTGCCCGCGCCGTACGGCCTGGTGCGCTACGGCGTCGCCCCCGACCACCCCCGCATCAAGGGCATCATCACGGCGCTGCGCGACGTGCTCGACCGCGGCGACATCCGCATCTTCGGGAACGTGCGCTTCGGCACCGACCTCACCCTCGACGACCTGAAGCAGCACTACAACGCCGTCATCTTCGCGACCGGCGCGGTGCACGACGCAGACCTGCGCATCCCCGGCATCGAGGCGGCGGGCTCGTACGGCGCGGCCGAGTTCGTCAGCTGGTTCGACGGTCACCCCGACTACCCGCGCGAGTGGCCGCTCGAGGCCGAGTCGGTCGCGGTGGTCGGCAACGGCAACGTCGCCCTCGACGTCGCGCGCATGCTCGCGAAGCACGCGGACGATCTGCTGCCCACCGAGATCCCCGCGAACGTCTACGACGGTCTCAAGGCATCCCCCGTCACCGACGTGCATGTCTTCGGCCGACGCGGCCCGACGTCCGTGAAGTTCACGCCGCTCGAGCTGCGCGAGCTCGGCGAGCTGCGCGACGTCGACATGGTCGTCTATGACGAGGACTTCGACTACGACGACCACGCCCGCGAGTCCGTCGCCGGCAACAAGCAGATCATGGTCATCGACCGCGTGCTGCAGTCCTGGCGGGCGCGCGAGGTCGGTCAGGCATCCCGCCGGCTGCACCTGCATTTCTACGCGAAGCCGGTCGAGGTGCTGACGGATGCCTCGGGCCGGGTCTCCGCCCTCAAGTACGAGCGCACCCGCCCGGATGGTCAGGGCGGCGTCGTCGGCACCGGCGAGTTCCGTGAGACTCCGGTGCAGGCGCTGTACCGCGCGGTCGGCTACTTCGGCTCGCCGCTGCCCGGGGTGCCGTTCGACGAGAAGCACGGTGTGATCCCGAACCATGAGGGCCAGGTCATCAACCCCGACAACAACGAGCAGGTATACGGCGTCTATGCGACGGGGTGGATCAAGCGCGGCCCGGTCGGCCTGATCGGGCACACCAAGTCGGACGCCATGGAGACGATCGAGCACGTCATCAACGACGTGGGGAACTGGTGGACGCCGGCGTCGCCCTCGGAGGCCTCGGTCGTCGAACTGCTCGAGTCGCGCGGTATCCGCTACACGACGCTCGACGGCTGGCATGCGCTCGATGAGCACGAGATCGCCCTCGGCGAGCCCGAGGGCCGCGCGCGCATCAAGGTCGTCGACCGCGACGAGATGGTTGCGGTCAGTCGCCGCGAGTAG